AAGAAGTATGCGGCAAAGACTTCTTCAAAGTCACACCGGGTATTCGTTTGGCGGAAGGCGATACGCACGATCAAAAGCGTGTGGCAACACCGGCAAAAGCATGGCAGGAAGGTTCTACGCACATTGTGGTAGGACGTGCTATTACAGGCGCTGATAATCCACTAGAAGCGTATCGAAAAGTGAAAACATTGTGGGAGGGAATTACTTCATGACTAGAGAAAAAGAAGTGGCACAGATCCTATTAAATGTAGGAGCGGTAGCGATTAATCCGGAAGAGCCGTTCACATGGGCTTCAGGAATCGAGTCGCCTATTTACTGTGATAACCGCTTAACCATGGCGGATCCGGTTGGGCGTAAGGAAATTGCTGAAGGACTTGCGGCTTTGATTCGCGTTCATTATCCTGAGACTACAGTCATTGCAGGAACTGCGACAGCAGGCATCCCACACGCAGCATGGGTTGCGGATATTCTGAAGTTGCCGATGGTCTATATCCGATCTACTGCTAAAGCACACGGTAAGAGCC
This window of the Sporosarcina ureae genome carries:
- the pyrE gene encoding orotate phosphoribosyltransferase, whose amino-acid sequence is MTREKEVAQILLNVGAVAINPEEPFTWASGIESPIYCDNRLTMADPVGRKEIAEGLAALIRVHYPETTVIAGTATAGIPHAAWVADILKLPMVYIRSTAKAHGKSRQIEGKIEPNAKAVIIEDLISTGGSSLNAANALIAEDVEVCGIVSIFTYELQKADEKFAEANLSYHSLTNFEALAEVAKEEGAVKEESMNELMEWHTKLKQGTL